Part of the Solanum pennellii chromosome 10, SPENNV200 genome is shown below.
TTTCATTTGTCCAACCCCATATTGATCTTCACAGTTCAATATGGAAAAACTAACCAATTAGATATATTCTACtatcatatataatattattacttatatctttaaaatattacatattttatcatcgatctataaaatattatatattttatcatcgATGAAAAGTTTTCTTCTATATGTTGATGAAGATATAACTAGATGCGTGTATATAGAGGCGAGCGAGATAGTCATATATCTCAGATATATGAGAATTACACGTATTTGATGTGATTCACATATATATGTGATAACCAAATGCATAGAAAATAATTACGTTCCTACCATAATTATTGATTCTCAATTACTAAATTCTCtcgatattttaaaataattactaattatagtttcatataaaatttcaattcaGTTACAACTAGATACATGATTTTTGCTACTAGATACACTGAAATAGGGCGAGAGGCGAGCGAGCATAGGAGGGAGGTaaccaaaatttatttatgtattcaaaatacatgtatttagtaTGATTcgtatatatataagatatcaGATTTGTCTATGTATCCTCGTTACATGCGAATTCACTTGGATACAGTGTATCTAGAACAAATCACACCTAATTTTGTCTCCATATATGTCGAGATACATGTATATAAAcacaccaaaatttgataaaatttgacGATAACTTACTATGCATCTAACTAGTTAACTCCTAATTAGAGGAATTTCTATAAATTATTAGTCCAAATATGCAAGCCCAACTTTTACATTAATTGGGCTCTTAAGCAGGTCAACACCCCTGATAATGTCGTTCACAACTATATATggacttctttttttaattcatcttcAAAGTTATTTACTTGCACCCCACAAATGTAGTGTGTCGaggttatatatatatcattagtCATACCATTATTCATTAGGGTTGAAAAGGGAAGGATAAAAAGAAATTAGAGAATAATATTACgctataataataattattattattattattattattagataaTAGATAACAAAGGTGGAACTCCCCTCTGCCTCTCAAATGATTGAGGTCAACTCTATGCCAAATTCAATGTAATATTTGTGCTGacattttttttggattaattACGTGAAtggatttcttttaaaaaataattacttattttagatatattctttaattattaccatttatatcaacttctttcatttttcctttgtgtctgtctcgctctttctttctttctttctttttgctttTCTGTGTCTcgctctctcttttttttcttctttgttcctTTCCTTCTCcctttctttgtttctttctttcttctttgatttttttgttgctCTTTCTCCCTATCGtactttttttccctttattttcgTAAAATAGTCAATAATTCTAGATTGTATAAAACGTGTATCAGTAGTTAATTAGATAAGTAATataatcgtaacaaatgaagtggcataaaaaattgtaaaataaattaaactttaattaaaatgtGTTACAAACacattaaagttgaattattaaaaGAGAAGTAGTATAATCGTAACAAATAAAGAGGCATAAGAAactgcaaaataaattaaacttgagttataaatatattacaaacatattaaagttgCATTAATAGAAgagaattaaatatgaatgcaaAATGTAGAAAACAAAAGAGCATTCTTTGATCTGCATGTAAactgaataaaacttgtatcaataatgaattaaacaagtaaccaATCATAACAAATCAAACAGATTAATTGCAAAAcgaattaaaaatacaaaagtatATTACACAAGTATTAAAGTTGAGGTATAAGATAaattaagcatgaataaaaaaaatgtaacaaataaaatattggaTAGTGATTtatagagtgaattaaacttatatcaataatgaattaaacaagtatccaatagtaacaaataaatcaaaaagctgtgaaatgaattaaatttgcattaaaattgtattacaccgtatttaaagttgaattagaaaagagaattaagaatgaatgtAAAACCTAACTAATGAAGAATATGACGATAATCAATAAACTGATAAGtaatatcaataatgaattaaacaagtatccaatagtaacaaatcaatcaaaaaacttcaaaatgaattaaatgtgCATTAACATTGTATtatctaattcaactttgataCAACTGTTCAATCTAATATTCTCCTATATCAGTtgtaaacttaaccaaactctcttaaaattgagatataaactccaaacgacatttttaattatttgtaggAACTACCTATTCAAATTTATcacaaattcataaaattcaaataatgaattcaaaatttgaaactttataaTGACCATCAATGGTGAACTTTCGCTTCTgttattttaaagatttaaaatttCTACTTAAAAACGTGATTTTATACAAACTTGTAGGTTTATTCCCCTCTTTTCGTcttgtttttgaataaaaatagtgaCATGGACAAAAACTGATTTGAGGAATGTAGTTATttagatgaaaagtttaaagaaaagaataagaattaaaaagaaaaaaaatgaaaaaaaaagagaggatgAAGATAAATAACActcgagaaagagaaaaaaaagtaaaagaataaaaaaagaagaaagagacgAAGAAGCAGAagagttaaaaaaaagaaaaaaagagtagaagaagcagaagaataacaagaagaagaggaaaaaaggTTGAGAAAGAGGCGAAACTttcttaatttcaaaaaaaccttatatttagttagaaaaattatattgacataaatggtaaatatttttataatatagcatatttatgtgatttacccattttttttaataaagaatgtTTTTCCCTTTATCGAATCATATATGATGCAAATTTAAACTAATCAAGACTCCTGACACGAGTATATATAACTAagacacaaaaatattattagataaataaaatcttttctcatttaatcaaaagttttaagtttaagttatttgaaaaaaagttacaatAAAAATTCCGAACACCCGATAAGAAAGTCAACATGATACTCATAGACGTGAGGGGAACTAAAAGACCCTCCATTGACCATTTCCTTTTTCCCTCTACACAATCCATCCAATTTCCTTTACACAAACATAACTACTTTCTTTTTCCTCCTTTTTCTCTCTTCcactctcttctcttctatgATGAACAAACAAACAAGTACAATAATTCCCATCTAACATTTGATTTTCTTAAATGTTCTTACAATGTATCGCAGGACGCTGACTATAAACTGGGATGGTATTGGAGAAGACGATGACGATGATCACTTCTTCGAGTCCCACGACCGCCTTTCCACGGTCGTTCCCCAAGACTTGGCGTCCTCGGGATCAGATGATGAGGTCGAGTTTGAGGATAGTAGACGTTCCTTCTCGGCCTCAGTTTCTATCAAGAATAATACCTTCCCAGGCCTTGAGATGGGGACAACAACGAAAACAAAAACAGTATCCATCTCCAATCCACCTCCTCCTATTGTCATGGAAGATTACGGCATGTGGATGGCTGAACCAGGAGATGTTAAAGAGCGTAGAAAACGCTTACTCCAGGGAATGGGATTGACAAGTAGTAAGGAACTCCTAAAGCTAACAAGTGCGAAAGTTGTGAGAGCCATTTCAAGAAAAGTTGATACATGTCCAGATGATTCCATACCTAAAGATGAAATTACTTCTTCCAAGGAAGAGATAATTAAACAAGAGCATGAGCCAGAGGCTTCGCATTCGCCACCAATTTTACTGCTCAGGTCGAGATCAGACGGTGACATAGAGTTTTTCTCTGTAAATaccaagaaaaggaaagaacagtTACTCGGAGATGTTTCTAAACAACGTCTTACCAGGACATTTTCAGGAGTTTTGGGACCAGCTACAAGAATATGCCAGTATACGAATTCTACTGCTGTAGTGGTGCAGCCTAAAAAGGGAACATGCAAATCTACATCACCACAAAATGGAGATGAAACACCATCATCCACATTGCCAAATGGAAATGCTGATTCGGGATTTGCTTCGTTTTTCCTGATAAAAAATCTGGACACTGGAAATGAATTCATTGTTAAAGAGTCCAATGAAGAGGGAATGTGGAATAAGCTCAGTGATCTACAAACAGGGAAGCAACTTTCCATGGAGGAATTTGAGAAATCTGTGGGATACTCACCTGTTGTTAAGGAACTAATGCGCCGTGCAAATGTTTCAACAAATGATGGAAGAAAACTTAACGTAAACGCGTATCTCAGCAAGAGTTTCAGATATAGCAAGAAAACAGGAGTTGCTCTCTTGAAGAACATAAAAGGAGTTGCAAATAGTATGAGCATGTCAAAAGTTGATAAAGACATTGAGATACCTGCACTAGTGGAAcagaaacagaaacagaattccTCCCAATGGATTAAAGCGCGGCAGCAAGGAAAGATTCACAAAGAATTCACAGCTTTGCAATTGTGTCAGGAAATTCAAGCTCATGAAGGCTCCATATGGACCATAAGATTCACCGCAGATGGTCGGTATCTAGCAACTGCAGGGGAAGACAGGGTAATTCATGTATGGGAAGTGCAAGAATGTGATGTTATGTCTACAAAACAATCTGATGATCCGAATTCAGTTAGTGACACACCAACGGCTGGTAGTAATTCGGATCGTCCACCTCTGCCAGTGATGACTAATATGCAATcagagaaaaggaaaaagggaaAGACTTCTAataagaagaagggaaattcaCTTCCAGAGTATGTAAATGTACCTGAAATTGTATTTGCTCTCTCAGAAAAACCAGTATGCACTTTCAGTGGTCATCAAGATGATGTCCTGGACCTGTCTTGGTCAAGTTCTCAGGTCAGTTTTCATGCTTGTATCAGTTTACCACTCCGTTTCCTTCTAATCTGTACCAAAAAGAACATACCTTTCTATATTTACAATAAACTTAACTCTAAGAATTGATATTATTCTTAATGACATGCTCTTATAGACATAGGGATGTGCATTTACACACTACTGACATGTGTCAaagatatttctttatttatataacTACACAACAGTCAAACtacatcatataaaatgaaatggagtgagataaaatattactttttgaaCAAGAAGGAAATATCTGATAAAAAAGATTATTCCAGTGAAATCTTGACATGACATGCTAGATGAAATTTTGATGCAGCAACTCCTTTCATCCTCAATGGACAAGACAGTCAGGCTATGGGATATCGAGACTCAGAGCTGCTTAAAAATGTTTGCACATAATGATTATGGTGAGATACCATGTTACATTTCCCGTTTTAAATTTACCATCACATATTTTTACATCTGATGAATCTGTGTGTGGCAGTGACCTGCATACACTTCAATCCAGTAGATGACGACCACTTTATCAGCGGTTCACTGGATGGAAAAGTTCGAATTTGGAATATATCTGATCGGAAAGTTGTGGACTGGACAGATCTTCATGAAATGGTTACTGCTACTTGCTACTCTCCTGATGGCGAGGTAGCTATATTCCCAACTTTTACTGGTTTTCGACATGCCAAAAACCGCTTCCTCTCACTTGTAGTCATATTAGAGAGCATTCACAACTCGCTTCAGAAtcaacaaaagaaacaaaacaatTGTGATTGTCTAAGAAAAGGTGAACTGTATCActgatatttttttgttttcccaTTGTTGAAGGGTGCTTTAATTGGATCACATAAAGGGAGCTGCCGCTTGTACAGTACCTCTGGTAAGTAAATCATTGGAAAGGATCTTCTATTGAAGTGATAATCTGCAGAAAAATGTGAACGTTAACTTGCAACGTGTTTGTGATTTAGAATGCAAGCTGGAACAAAAGGACAGCTTTGAACTCGAACCCAAAAAGAAGTCCCCAGCCAAAAAAGTCACTGGTTTTCAGGTATTTCTCTTTTCTATATCAACTATTCATTAGGTAACCTTATTTTGCAGGAGATCTATCTAAGACCTGAACTTGTTCATGTCCAGTTTGCTCCAGGGAATCCAGCAGAAGTGCTTATAACTTCAGCTGATTCGCGTGTCAGAATTTTTGATGGATCAGAAATGACCCATAAATTTAAAGGTACTTTCTTGAAGATATAATGCACTTGGAGAGCTTGAAATAGGTTATTGAGTACATAAACTGTGGATCCATTACTTGCATCAGGTTTCCGGAATACAAGCAGCCAAATTTCAGCTACATTTAGTCAAGATGGAAAGTATATCGTTAGCGCAAGTGAAGACTCTCAGGTGTATATCTGGAAGAGAGAAGAACCTAAAAGTGCAACCGGTAAAACTAAAAGTGTAGTAAATGTTCAATCGCACGAGCACTTCCCATGTAAAGATGTTTCAGTTGCCATCGTGTGGCCTGGCAGTATAAAGAATCAGCCACCACTTGCAGATCAGATACATTCAAGAAGGGATTCAAAATGTTCCCCACCACCTCCACTTCCCATCAGTGGTTCTCCCACGGGGGAAGACAACTCGGCTGGTGCAAATAGCAAGAGGAATTTACCGCCTCTGCCAGCCAAGAAAAACAGTGCAGTGGAGAAAATTCAAACTTGTCAAGATGAGgactcaactcaagaatctcCAACAGATCCTGGAGTTGGTGCTAGTGAATCGTTTTCATCGAGTGCTCCATCGATCAGAGATGGCGACTCACCTTCTATGTCTTCTTCCAGCAGGTTTGATGGTAGCAACAACCAAGGAAATAACATTATCCAGTCCACAGCATGGGGCATGGTAATCGTGACAGCAAGCTCGGGAGGGGAAATCAGAGTCTATCAAAACTTCGGGATGCCATTGAAAGCTAGTCGACCGAACAATCTCTTTTGACACTTAAATAAACAACTTTgtgaattgagaaaaaaatgctGCCTACATTAATCCCATTTCTAGGCATGCAATTTTATTCTTCATGTGTTAAGAAGTAGAGTCAAGCACAAGCTGAGTATGTCTTACGCTTCCAAACACCTATGATGTCAAACAGGAGATTTTGGTACCATTTTAGATTAGAAACCAAATTAGTCACAGTTTTGTTCAATGTTACAAGAAATTAAGCATTTTTGGCTCGTGAACTTGCTTTGTGTAAGGCTCTGTTGTCTTTCATAAGTGTCAGCACATCAGCTGCTATATAAAATCAATAGTTGGATACATGAGATTTTAACACATTTACTTACAAATTTTTAGAACATGATAATTTGTGCTTTTCGAAGAAAGAAGATCACTTGGTTACCTTCAGTATTGTGGTGGCTAAGACTCAGATAGATTACCTACTCTTTAAGGAAGGAGGATAGAGTCCTTTGTAAGGACTGCAAGGTTATCCCGAGTGAAATCCCACTACCCGAATATCCAACATAAGCTTTTGGCGATGGACTTGGATAtcaagaggaagaggaagaagaatacTTGGTTTGACCGGTCGAGGATCAAACGGGGTGGCTTAAACCCCGCTCGAGCGCGGAGATCAGGGAGAAGTTGAGGCAATGGGGGCCGGGGGAGTAGAGGGGATGCAAATAGCATGGCATTAGGGAAGCACCTTGTTTGTTGTAGTATTAGCCTTACATATTTAGTATCCTTTTGATATTTGTTACCATTCTGTATCTATTGTGTTTTTGTTAACGCATTATTACCATGTTGCTACTGTTCTTTTTTACTGAATTTTTGCACTGCTTTCAATATTAGTTGTCATGTTTTATTCACTATCATATTGTCTTTTTCATCACCATTTTGATTTGCTATAGTTGAGCCAAGGGTCTATCAAAAAAACAATCTCTCTATCTCCACGAAAAAAGTTCTTGTAAAAAGAAAACTTGATTATGATTCTCACCTGGACTTAAGGTGCTAGTTAGGACCATTGTGAGTTTTGCTTTCAGTATTCCTTTTTATGATAAACCGGATTTCCAAGATTTAGTTTTTGTAACACTGCGACTATGTCATCCCATTCAGCGAAAATTATGATCGTATTAGAAATGTTGGATCACTATTGAAGCAAAACCTATCCTATAAACAGACCAACTTAAAGAGAGATAACTTCAACTAAATtcagttcaaaaaaaaaatgctaaTTATTGAAGGCATGTGTTTGACCTTGGCTAGAACCTAGTACtggaaataataaaatgtgtattCAAATTTGTTAACATACACACAAATAACTTGCAACTTTCTTTAACTGTTTACGACACAGAAATTTCAGCAACTACTATGATTTAAGTTACCTAGTAAAATTACCTGTTTCAACAATCAACAATGGACTTAGCTAACATTCGCCTGTAGATTTTGGAtctgatttttaaaatttacctTCCAACTATCGAAATTTGATCTGctttttgaagaaatttcaGTTCTACtcacaaaatttcaaacttttttcaAGTAGAAGACATATCACAgcttcaaaaactcaaaatttcaagtttcaactttaaaatctatggttgaACTGAAGCTTATTGTTGAGCATAGTCCCAAGATTACGAGTAGTTTAATATCAACAGAGCAATTCAAAGCAAAGCCCCaaatttaactaaaaatttacaaaatacataaagaaattattaattcataagaaacacaaaatattaagaattgaaaagtgaagaaaattaCCATAGTTGTCGCCGGCGTGCTTTACTTCAACTGAGCTCATTTTTTCAGTGAAGAGGAGATTGGTAATTTTTCGAGATAAAGTCacaataaaattgataattttaaaatattataagatgTATGCAAAAATCTCAATtgaggaaatatttttttactctcAAACGACATAAACCAAAAAAAGtaagttttaatgatttttcaaattttatttagagataaactcaacttaaaataaattcataactaAAATTGTTATTgtgttgtattgtattatatcgTTACTTTATctataatgtttgttttgattgtaaatatactgtattgttaaatttcgttgttatGTAACAATGATTCCCTTTTTTATGGAAAaaccattgttacttaatttcttttttcaattatatgtttacataatatcttaaaatactattttatcgtttaccttaattatttaagcctagtcaaacctcctaccctaaaataattaaggatatttaagtaaatttataaattacaatacagtacgatacaatcaaaccaaacaattaaaatgttattaaacaacaacaaacaatacgaTCAAGCCAGacattgtatctaccatacaatagagtacaatacattatgaaacaatgggtaacaatgatccaaacaaagtgtaaaATGTCACTTAATTattgctattttattttaaaattgtttattaattataataacttctttcttgtattttattgggatgaaaattttaatctgtttatcatatttttatagaaTAAACTGCTTGGTTCATTTTTACTTACCAAACTATTACTTGTTGTATATGGACTTGCTACATCTATTAagatattttgttatatttaatgtacatttattcaatatattatcttttttttaatattttttatttagtgttTGATAATTATATTAGAGCCTTTGAAGTCTAAATAAATCTTAATTCGACGCGAAAGTTCAATATAagaataaaatgttttaaaacaaaaatgactCTAGTATTAATTCtccaaaacaaaaatgaagTCGGTGCTTATTTATGTGAAAGCTTTGgaatatttacttttaaaacttttaaatttggATGGTCTTGGTACtcctatatattttaaatttttcgttTTTCAGTAGATACTTAAAACGATGCAATAatgatatattaatttgttattaaaGAGGTTGaaactcaacttttaaaatttgttatgtTGCAAATGTGAATCATTTCGTATAAATACTGTATACATTGAAAGATTCAAATTATTAAGAGGAGCTCATATATAAAATTGGAATTATGTAGAAGAGATTTATGTTAGTCAGAATATagaatatgtataaaaatattgtataaataatgtatttgtatgtatatatagttaTGCATCATATATCCATTGTTATACAATATTGATACACTTAAGAGATATACATTGCATGTACACAgctattttgttgatttttttttacatttattttaatctttcttaatttatttcgTACACGAGAATCACTGTCTAAGTTCATGTTTAGTTATCCATTTTGAAAGttcttaaaaagtaaaataagtacttaaatgagaaatttaacataatacacatatgtataattttagattttgagAATAAAGATGTATGGATTTTCTTTATCTGTATGTATTTTTAGGGAATATCTCGTACACCAAATTAGTAAATTACCATCAAATTTCATAAACTTACAAACTTATTTGTTACATGCTTATATTAGAACACCCTTAATTGGGAATACTATCTTAGATTACTGTCATCATGTGTTATGAACTATAGTGTGTACATTATTCCcccaaaaattaatatatatcatattcacatatattatgtgagtattatttatgaaaattaaagaCGTAAAATTGCAACTAATAATGTATATCTTATTAACAGACAAATGTATATCAAGtaattatgtatcttatttcAAAATAACTTTAAGCTAAgatttttagatgaaaatataACATACCTTAATTTGTTATTAAAGGCTCTGAAAATTAAATCTCATACTATTTATGTTATTCCCATGAGAAACAAATCAAAACCATGACtaaaaaactttgaaaatataataataataaagtaaataaaaagtctatcaaattaatataataaaagcaaattaaataataaattagttaaatgTGCACCATGGATTTATTGGATTctctttaataatttttgtgttaaggtaaatatgtgataaaaaatTATGCAGAATAGAATATATTAGTCTATATCagttataatttgaaaaaaaatgtaattcatagctataattttcttaattgttgATATTCGcctgatttgtataatttgtttgatttgtacaattttatacataattatacaaaatccaaaatttcatatttatgattATCCTAACTATTTGATAcgatttaagaaaaaatcataataattactTTATTGTATATTGACAAGTAGTTTATAAGTATATTTGCAATTTgcaaacaaaatatacaaatagcaTCTGAATTATAATTACGGACATGGGCTGCGTCTCTACATATcacaattattaaaattataactataaaaCCTGATTACGTTTGCTATTTCTATAATTTTGTGAGTAAACAATTGATCAACtttgactatatatatatatggtggTGTGTGGACCAGACTGAaaacatgatattttctttgtcAGAAGCATGAAGAATACATACAAAAAGCAACAATGTAATGCAGTGCCCATATGGCGATTTAGTCAGCCACATTcatcaaaatcaagaaagaagTATCTCTAAGCCAGAAGAAGAACAATTTAAAGACTGTTCTATTCTTCTCGAATTTCGTGCCAACAAATCAGAAACAACACAATCCTACCACTTTGTCATGCAT
Proteins encoded:
- the LOC107002745 gene encoding WD repeat-containing protein 44-like, encoding MYRRTLTINWDGIGEDDDDDHFFESHDRLSTVVPQDLASSGSDDEVEFEDSRRSFSASVSIKNNTFPGLEMGTTTKTKTVSISNPPPPIVMEDYGMWMAEPGDVKERRKRLLQGMGLTSSKELLKLTSAKVVRAISRKVDTCPDDSIPKDEITSSKEEIIKQEHEPEASHSPPILLLRSRSDGDIEFFSVNTKKRKEQLLGDVSKQRLTRTFSGVLGPATRICQYTNSTAVVVQPKKGTCKSTSPQNGDETPSSTLPNGNADSGFASFFLIKNLDTGNEFIVKESNEEGMWNKLSDLQTGKQLSMEEFEKSVGYSPVVKELMRRANVSTNDGRKLNVNAYLSKSFRYSKKTGVALLKNIKGVANSMSMSKVDKDIEIPALVEQKQKQNSSQWIKARQQGKIHKEFTALQLCQEIQAHEGSIWTIRFTADGRYLATAGEDRVIHVWEVQECDVMSTKQSDDPNSVSDTPTAGSNSDRPPLPVMTNMQSEKRKKGKTSNKKKGNSLPEYVNVPEIVFALSEKPVCTFSGHQDDVLDLSWSSSQQLLSSSMDKTVRLWDIETQSCLKMFAHNDYVTCIHFNPVDDDHFISGSLDGKVRIWNISDRKVVDWTDLHEMVTATCYSPDGEGALIGSHKGSCRLYSTSECKLEQKDSFELEPKKKSPAKKVTGFQFAPGNPAEVLITSADSRVRIFDGSEMTHKFKGFRNTSSQISATFSQDGKYIVSASEDSQVYIWKREEPKSATGKTKSVVNVQSHEHFPCKDVSVAIVWPGSIKNQPPLADQIHSRRDSKCSPPPPLPISGSPTGEDNSAGANSKRNLPPLPAKKNSAVEKIQTCQDEDSTQESPTDPGVGASESFSSSAPSIRDGDSPSMSSSSRFDGSNNQGNNIIQSTAWGMVIVTASSGGEIRVYQNFGMPLKASRPNNLF